One genomic segment of Rhizobium gallicum bv. gallicum R602sp includes these proteins:
- a CDS encoding glutathione S-transferase family protein translates to MNQIISIADGYIYSNLVWGIHVELVSKPLRGEPSDEAGVAIARSKAPVCLQALADLMDGEPWLAGETLTSHQ, encoded by the coding sequence ATGAACCAGATCATCAGCATCGCGGATGGATACATCTACTCCAACCTCGTCTGGGGAATACATGTGGAACTGGTGTCGAAGCCGCTGCGCGGAGAGCCAAGCGATGAGGCGGGCGTGGCCATCGCTCGATCCAAAGCGCCTGTTTGCCTGCAGGCTCTTGCGGATTTGATGGATGGGGAGCCTTGGCTCGCGGGTGAGACGCTGACATCGCACCAATGA
- a CDS encoding RodZ family helix-turn-helix domain-containing protein, whose translation MADFIAVIRRAVDGLAENTPEMRTKVYERARGAVQRQLENMKPRPPEAMLQRQLDKLDAAIREVEAEHSEALPDDEAAIAAADAPVHEEPVSEPSTEYAVAPEPAEEPVAGEPVADEPVAAELADEPVAAEPVAEEHRADADEEAQYRHEEPQPEPQEEAAPYEEPHEEPASVAAVPEEQEEERWDRPVEEVTAAAEAEAAPPEEWAASHRDEVPVDEYALPPEEYLEDAPAVEAEPAVEPEPLPPAGEYNPSNRLVEPFVSFEKPEEFVEHSREEPLRAETVAHFDPVWAEPAAETPAEPPKDAEVEWATEEVRNFSESVPQAESANDHARAFEEAIAGLQNPPPPAKMPAANQGFSWEAAAFDDLPPIEAGTNNKKAPVAAHFDDSDLFAEIHGKPAAPAADVPGEEWQEAKALRGYGRRGVVAEDDDSAPTADIDQIVAAKLQSKNFRMEPKRRRFGIGTIIAVIGVLALLGGGAYAAWMNRAELIAMVDNLVSAAPSKTAESEPAAMQNQTPATPSTNNTEAAKPAEPGRQVAALDDGSSVNNKFNQRLMADGTEVDSGPAAMPGTPTAEGKSVSEQNVASTAPAPPVQAGGASAETPPPNGPSAAPQQVPAGASEKMFLYEERIGQSSPTAIQGGVAWSVQHEAGQGGKQESTVQANVTVPERNLSALVTFKRNSDPSLPASHLVEIVFSLPPNFEGGSIDSVQRISMKRTEQDRGDPLIAVPAKITDDFHMIALNDYPDARKANLDLLSTRDWIDIPITYRNGRRALITMQKGPTGIAAFNTAIKEWAALGDVSTSQ comes from the coding sequence ATGGCTGATTTTATTGCAGTTATCCGGCGGGCGGTTGACGGCCTGGCTGAAAACACCCCCGAGATGCGGACGAAGGTTTACGAGCGTGCCCGCGGCGCGGTGCAGCGGCAGCTCGAAAACATGAAGCCGCGCCCGCCGGAAGCGATGCTGCAGCGCCAGCTCGATAAGCTCGATGCTGCTATCCGTGAGGTGGAGGCCGAGCACTCCGAGGCATTGCCGGACGATGAGGCAGCCATTGCTGCAGCAGACGCGCCTGTCCATGAAGAGCCTGTTTCCGAGCCGTCAACAGAGTATGCTGTCGCTCCGGAGCCGGCTGAAGAACCAGTAGCTGGAGAACCGGTCGCTGACGAACCGGTTGCCGCAGAACTTGCTGACGAACCGGTTGCTGCAGAACCGGTCGCAGAAGAGCATCGCGCCGATGCGGATGAAGAAGCGCAATACCGTCACGAAGAGCCGCAGCCTGAACCGCAGGAAGAGGCGGCTCCCTACGAGGAGCCTCACGAGGAGCCTGCGTCGGTAGCGGCGGTGCCGGAAGAACAAGAAGAAGAACGATGGGACCGCCCGGTCGAGGAAGTTACTGCTGCGGCTGAGGCGGAAGCAGCACCTCCCGAGGAGTGGGCTGCGTCGCATCGCGATGAAGTGCCGGTCGACGAATACGCACTCCCGCCGGAGGAGTATCTCGAGGACGCGCCTGCCGTCGAGGCCGAACCGGCTGTCGAACCGGAACCCCTTCCTCCTGCCGGCGAATACAATCCGTCGAACCGGCTCGTTGAGCCGTTCGTCTCTTTCGAGAAGCCGGAGGAGTTCGTCGAGCACAGCCGCGAGGAGCCGCTGCGCGCCGAAACGGTTGCGCATTTCGATCCCGTCTGGGCCGAGCCGGCTGCCGAAACCCCGGCCGAGCCACCGAAGGACGCAGAGGTTGAATGGGCCACGGAGGAGGTCAGGAACTTCTCAGAAAGCGTTCCTCAAGCGGAGTCGGCCAACGACCACGCGCGCGCCTTCGAGGAAGCCATTGCTGGTCTTCAAAACCCGCCGCCGCCCGCGAAGATGCCGGCCGCAAACCAGGGTTTTTCCTGGGAAGCCGCAGCCTTTGACGATCTGCCGCCGATCGAGGCAGGCACCAACAACAAGAAGGCCCCTGTCGCAGCGCACTTCGACGATTCGGACCTGTTCGCCGAGATCCACGGCAAGCCCGCGGCGCCTGCTGCCGACGTACCGGGCGAAGAGTGGCAGGAAGCCAAGGCCCTTCGGGGTTACGGTCGCCGCGGCGTGGTCGCCGAAGACGACGATTCGGCGCCAACTGCCGATATCGACCAGATCGTTGCCGCCAAACTGCAGAGCAAGAATTTCCGCATGGAACCGAAGCGCCGCCGCTTCGGTATCGGCACGATCATTGCCGTCATCGGCGTGCTGGCATTGCTGGGCGGCGGTGCCTATGCCGCCTGGATGAACCGTGCCGAGCTGATCGCGATGGTTGACAATCTGGTGAGCGCCGCTCCGTCCAAGACAGCCGAGAGCGAGCCCGCTGCTATGCAGAACCAGACGCCGGCAACCCCTTCGACAAACAACACAGAAGCGGCCAAGCCTGCCGAACCTGGCCGGCAGGTTGCCGCGCTCGATGACGGCTCTTCGGTCAACAACAAATTCAACCAGCGCCTCATGGCAGACGGTACGGAAGTCGACAGCGGCCCGGCTGCCATGCCCGGTACGCCGACCGCCGAAGGCAAGTCGGTCTCCGAGCAGAATGTCGCATCCACCGCGCCGGCTCCGCCCGTACAGGCAGGTGGGGCGTCCGCCGAGACGCCGCCGCCGAACGGCCCGTCCGCTGCCCCGCAGCAGGTGCCGGCCGGTGCGAGCGAGAAGATGTTCCTGTATGAGGAGCGGATCGGCCAGAGCTCGCCAACGGCGATCCAGGGGGGCGTCGCCTGGAGCGTCCAGCATGAAGCCGGCCAGGGCGGCAAGCAAGAATCGACGGTGCAGGCCAATGTGACGGTGCCGGAGCGCAATCTTTCGGCTCTCGTGACCTTCAAGCGCAACTCCGATCCGTCGCTTCCGGCGAGCCATCTCGTCGAGATCGTCTTCTCGCTTCCGCCGAATTTCGAAGGCGGCAGCATCGATAGCGTCCAACGCATTTCGATGAAGCGCACGGAGCAGGATCGCGGCGACCCGTTGATTGCGGTTCCTGCCAAAATCACCGATGACTTCCACATGATTGCGCTGAACGATTATCCGGATGCCCGCAAGGCGAACCTCGATCTGCTTTCGACGCGTGACTGGATCGATATTCCGATTACCTATCGCAACGGCCGCCGCGCGCTGATCACGATGCAGAAGGGTCCGACCGGCATAGCAGCCTTCAATACAGCAATCAAAGAATGGGCGGCGCTCGGCGACGTGAGCACGAGCCAGTAG
- a CDS encoding adenylosuccinate synthase: MTNVVVVGSQWGDEGKGKIVDWLSERADIVVRYQGGHNAGHTLVIDGTSYKLSLLPSGVVRPGKMAVIGNGVVVDPHALIAEIEKLEKQGVKISPDNLRIADNATLILSLHRELDAYREDAASNSGTKIGTTRRGIGPAYEDKVGRRAIRVMDLADLEALPGKVDRILTHHNALRRGLGVDEVSHEAIMTELTSIADRVLPFRETVWLLLDKERRKGAHILFEGAQGSLLDIDHGTYPFVTSSNTVAGQASAGSGMGPGSLGYILGITKAYTTRVGEGPFPTELNDSVGQFLGEKGHEFGTVTGRKRRCGWFDAALVRQSVATNGITGIALTKLDVLDGLDELKICVGYMLDGEQIDHLPASQAAQARVEPVYITLEGWKESTVGARSWAALPAQAIKYVRQVEELIGAPVALLSTSPERDDTILVTDPFED, translated from the coding sequence ATGACGAACGTAGTCGTGGTCGGTTCGCAATGGGGTGACGAAGGCAAGGGCAAGATTGTCGATTGGCTTTCGGAACGTGCGGATATCGTTGTGCGCTATCAGGGCGGACACAATGCCGGCCATACGCTCGTCATCGACGGCACGAGCTACAAGCTGTCGCTGTTGCCTTCCGGTGTCGTGCGCCCGGGCAAGATGGCGGTGATCGGAAACGGCGTCGTCGTCGATCCGCACGCGCTGATTGCCGAGATTGAGAAGCTCGAAAAACAGGGCGTCAAGATTTCTCCCGACAACCTGCGCATCGCCGACAACGCTACGCTGATCCTCTCGCTGCACCGCGAGCTCGATGCCTATCGCGAAGATGCCGCCTCCAACAGCGGCACGAAGATCGGCACGACGCGCCGTGGCATCGGCCCGGCCTATGAAGACAAGGTCGGCCGTCGCGCGATTCGGGTCATGGATCTCGCCGATCTGGAGGCGCTCCCGGGCAAGGTCGACCGTATCCTCACGCACCACAACGCGCTTCGCCGCGGCCTGGGCGTCGACGAGGTGAGCCACGAGGCGATCATGACGGAGCTGACGTCGATCGCCGATCGCGTGCTTCCCTTCCGCGAAACGGTGTGGCTGCTCCTCGACAAGGAGCGCCGCAAGGGCGCGCACATTCTCTTCGAAGGCGCGCAGGGCAGCTTGCTCGATATCGACCATGGCACCTATCCCTTCGTGACCTCGTCGAATACGGTCGCCGGCCAGGCTTCTGCCGGCTCGGGCATGGGACCTGGCTCGCTCGGCTATATCCTCGGCATCACCAAGGCCTACACGACGCGCGTCGGCGAAGGTCCGTTTCCGACGGAACTCAACGATTCGGTTGGCCAGTTCCTTGGTGAGAAGGGCCATGAATTCGGTACGGTGACGGGACGCAAGCGCCGTTGCGGCTGGTTCGATGCGGCGCTTGTGCGCCAGTCGGTCGCCACCAACGGCATCACTGGCATTGCGCTGACGAAGCTCGATGTGCTTGACGGTCTCGACGAGCTGAAGATCTGTGTCGGCTACATGCTCGACGGCGAGCAGATCGACCACCTGCCGGCAAGCCAGGCGGCGCAGGCTCGCGTGGAGCCGGTCTACATCACGCTGGAAGGCTGGAAGGAGTCGACCGTCGGTGCCCGCAGTTGGGCCGCTCTGCCTGCGCAGGCGATCAAATATGTCCGCCAGGTCGAGGAGCTAATCGGTGCGCCTGTCGCGCTTTTGTCCACAAGCCCCGAGCGCGATGACACCATACTTGTGACTGATCCGTTTGAGGATTAA
- a CDS encoding DMT family transporter has product MHITAYICLAIATLCWGGNTVAGKLALGHVSPMTLTFLRWTIATALIAAVSIPQIKKDWPVVRKKLPLLLFYGMVGYTLFNAMLYSAVKYTTAINVAIEQAGIPMLIFLLNLIFFRTGVSAAQVAGFGMTLVGVALTASHGDIAALLTLGLNRGDALMLVAVAAYSIYTIFLRWKPPVDWRTLMAFPALAAALTSLPLLLWENAAGNVQMPDGKGWIITFYTAIFASLVAQILYIKGVEWIGANRASLFINLVPVFGTLLSVLLLGEALQLFHFVSLVLTLGGIAIAEKGRPKLSASTAPASPMD; this is encoded by the coding sequence TTGCATATCACGGCCTATATTTGTCTCGCCATTGCGACGTTGTGCTGGGGTGGAAACACTGTCGCCGGAAAGCTGGCGCTCGGCCATGTGAGCCCCATGACGCTGACGTTCCTACGCTGGACAATTGCCACCGCGCTCATCGCCGCGGTGTCGATTCCGCAGATCAAGAAGGACTGGCCGGTCGTCCGAAAGAAGCTGCCACTGCTGCTTTTCTACGGCATGGTCGGCTATACGCTCTTCAACGCCATGCTTTACTCGGCCGTGAAATACACCACCGCCATCAATGTTGCGATCGAGCAGGCAGGCATCCCGATGCTGATCTTCCTGCTCAATCTGATTTTCTTCCGCACTGGCGTTTCGGCCGCGCAGGTCGCCGGCTTCGGCATGACGCTCGTCGGCGTGGCCTTGACCGCCTCCCATGGCGATATCGCGGCGCTGCTTACGCTCGGTCTCAACCGCGGCGATGCCTTGATGCTGGTGGCGGTCGCCGCCTATTCGATCTACACGATCTTTCTGCGCTGGAAGCCGCCGGTCGACTGGCGCACGCTCATGGCCTTTCCGGCCCTTGCGGCGGCGCTGACGTCGCTGCCACTGCTGCTTTGGGAAAATGCGGCCGGCAATGTCCAGATGCCGGACGGCAAAGGCTGGATCATCACATTCTACACGGCGATCTTCGCCTCGCTGGTTGCGCAGATCCTCTATATCAAAGGCGTGGAGTGGATCGGCGCCAACCGGGCCAGCCTGTTCATCAATCTCGTTCCGGTTTTCGGCACGCTCTTATCCGTGCTGCTGCTTGGCGAAGCATTGCAGCTTTTCCATTTCGTCTCGCTGGTGCTGACGCTGGGCGGCATTGCGATCGCTGAGAAGGGACGTCCAAAGCTTTCGGCTTCGACCGCCCCCGCCTCGCCAATGGACTAA
- a CDS encoding GNAT family N-acetyltransferase, producing MSSEFAVRAMRPGELELVLEWARQEGWNPGLDDSLAFQEADPSGFFIGAVGEVPVGSISVVKYGEHLAFLGLYIVHPDFRGKGYGKALWNAGMASAADRTIGLDGVVAQQENYRKAGFEPAYTTIRYGGIAAALPQSSLLAHPVSDKLDGLFRYDAAIFTEPRNAFVAAWCKRRRGRKTAIARKSGKIRGYATIRRCYEGYKIGPLFAADSDTAAALLAELLPEAGGERVFIDVPAENREAIALTESMGLEPVFETARMYRGTAPAIPLRNVYGVTTLELG from the coding sequence ATGAGTTCGGAATTTGCGGTTCGCGCGATGCGGCCGGGTGAGTTGGAGCTTGTGCTCGAATGGGCAAGGCAGGAGGGGTGGAATCCAGGACTCGACGATTCGCTCGCTTTCCAGGAAGCCGACCCGTCCGGCTTTTTCATCGGTGCGGTTGGTGAAGTTCCCGTCGGTTCCATCTCGGTGGTGAAATACGGCGAACACTTGGCGTTTCTCGGCCTCTACATCGTCCATCCGGATTTCCGTGGCAAAGGCTACGGCAAGGCGCTCTGGAATGCCGGCATGGCGTCTGCGGCAGACCGCACGATCGGGCTCGACGGCGTCGTCGCTCAGCAGGAGAATTACCGCAAGGCAGGCTTCGAACCTGCCTATACGACGATCCGGTATGGCGGCATTGCGGCGGCGTTGCCGCAGTCCTCGCTCTTAGCGCACCCGGTGTCGGACAAGCTGGACGGTCTGTTCCGTTACGATGCCGCGATTTTCACCGAGCCACGCAATGCATTCGTAGCCGCATGGTGCAAGCGGCGGCGCGGGCGCAAGACGGCGATCGCGCGCAAGAGCGGCAAGATCCGTGGCTACGCCACGATCCGCCGCTGTTACGAAGGCTACAAGATCGGGCCGCTTTTTGCCGCCGATTCCGATACCGCAGCCGCGCTGCTTGCCGAATTGCTGCCGGAGGCTGGCGGCGAGCGGGTGTTCATCGATGTTCCCGCCGAAAACAGGGAAGCGATCGCGCTTACCGAAAGCATGGGGCTCGAACCGGTATTCGAGACGGCGCGCATGTATCGCGGCACGGCACCTGCCATTCCGCTGAGGAACGTCTACGGCGTCACGACGCTGGAACTCGGCTGA
- a CDS encoding DUF6030 family protein yields the protein MATQPSGLHMKTPPPRRKRRAALWLMLTLSISLVAGTVLLSNDMRHLRSLAALSAYHLNPQVQQPEPPPLDPVEVAKPAPQLPVKIPPRLIEIPKSEFAGNFLRTWRKSGPDMCETLRKAGIEMTKWRASAMGSSAYECSFQEVYKDDGERPLSSVFLIIRGDRNGTISNIRAKIVGPATDSAGRLDPSFMRVFEAVLAQSHWLDFHDALSAIEELKDVREEAFGASVVFSREFSSQNSFNFIMTIKAAPGPQMRTRAYFSTGRWMPAPDNEVSEALPPIFR from the coding sequence TTGGCCACGCAACCGTCCGGCCTGCATATGAAAACGCCGCCGCCGCGCCGCAAGCGCCGTGCAGCATTGTGGCTGATGCTCACGCTTTCGATCTCGCTCGTTGCGGGCACCGTCCTGCTATCCAACGACATGCGCCATCTTCGCAGCCTGGCAGCTCTGTCGGCCTACCATCTCAACCCGCAGGTCCAGCAACCAGAACCACCGCCGCTAGACCCGGTAGAGGTTGCAAAGCCTGCTCCGCAGCTGCCGGTCAAGATCCCGCCGAGGCTGATCGAGATTCCGAAGTCCGAGTTCGCCGGAAATTTCCTGCGGACGTGGCGGAAGTCCGGACCTGACATGTGCGAAACGTTGCGCAAGGCCGGCATAGAGATGACCAAATGGCGTGCCTCCGCCATGGGCAGCAGCGCCTATGAATGCTCTTTTCAAGAGGTCTACAAGGACGATGGGGAGCGCCCGCTGAGTTCTGTGTTTCTGATCATTCGCGGAGATCGCAATGGCACGATTTCCAACATACGCGCCAAGATCGTCGGGCCGGCGACCGATAGCGCGGGCCGGCTCGATCCATCTTTCATGCGCGTTTTCGAAGCGGTGCTCGCACAGTCGCACTGGCTGGATTTTCACGATGCCTTGAGCGCGATCGAAGAACTGAAGGATGTCAGAGAGGAAGCTTTTGGCGCAAGCGTCGTCTTCTCGCGCGAATTCAGCAGCCAGAACAGCTTCAATTTTATCATGACGATCAAGGCGGCACCCGGTCCGCAGATGCGGACGAGGGCCTATTTTTCGACCGGACGCTGGATGCCCGCGCCGGACAATGAGGTCTCGGAAGCACTGCCGCCAATCTTCCGGTAG
- a CDS encoding alpha/beta hydrolase, which translates to MNDHSYVHRLHAGAPGKPILFVLHGTGGDENQFFDFARRLLPDATIVAPRGDVSEHGAARFFKRTGEGVYDMDDLARATQKLASFVKDMTVDHGASHILGLGFSNGANILANVLIENGLFDASVLMHPLIPFRPKANRELQGRKVLITAGERDPISPVGLTQALAGYFTGQGAATETEWHPGGHDIRPNEIDAVRRFFEPYF; encoded by the coding sequence ATGAACGACCACAGCTATGTGCACCGGCTCCATGCCGGTGCACCGGGAAAACCCATCCTCTTTGTGCTGCATGGCACCGGAGGGGACGAAAACCAGTTCTTCGACTTCGCACGGCGGCTTCTGCCCGATGCGACGATCGTCGCTCCCCGGGGGGATGTTTCAGAGCACGGCGCGGCACGCTTTTTCAAGCGCACCGGCGAGGGCGTCTACGACATGGACGATCTTGCCAGGGCCACGCAGAAGTTGGCGTCTTTCGTGAAGGACATGACGGTCGATCACGGCGCGTCGCACATCCTTGGCCTCGGCTTTTCAAACGGTGCGAACATCCTGGCGAATGTCTTGATCGAAAACGGGCTGTTCGATGCGTCGGTGCTCATGCATCCTCTCATTCCGTTTCGGCCGAAGGCCAATCGGGAACTCCAGGGCCGCAAGGTGCTGATTACGGCGGGCGAACGTGATCCGATCTCTCCGGTCGGGCTGACCCAGGCCCTCGCCGGCTATTTCACCGGGCAGGGGGCTGCGACCGAGACCGAGTGGCATCCGGGCGGACATGACATCCGTCCGAACGAGATCGACGCCGTGCGGCGCTTCTTCGAGCCATATTTCTAG
- a CDS encoding VOC family protein, producing the protein MLNQIKGLHHVTSMAEDARTNNQFFTNALGLRRVKKTVNFDAPDVYHLYYGDETGSPGSIMTYFPFPKMANGRPGTGEVGTTVFSVPEGSLGFWSDRLTKLGVSGLKADESFGQKRLHFAGPDGDGFALVEVRDDGRQPWTHGGIGEDHAIRGFHSVAMRLRDEGATSELLKFMGYEVQDEKDGVKRLVMPGGNGAHLVDLETMPNTSRALPGAGSVHHVAFAVDNRERQLEVRKALMDTGYQVTPVIDRDYFWAIYFRTPGGILFEVATNEPGFDRDEDTAHLGEALKLPQQHAHLRQLIEQHLQPLEA; encoded by the coding sequence ATGCTCAACCAGATCAAGGGCCTGCACCACGTCACATCGATGGCGGAGGACGCCCGTACAAATAACCAGTTCTTCACAAACGCGCTCGGCCTGCGCCGCGTCAAGAAGACGGTGAACTTCGATGCGCCTGACGTCTATCATCTCTATTATGGCGACGAGACCGGTTCGCCGGGTTCGATCATGACTTATTTCCCGTTTCCCAAGATGGCGAATGGCCGTCCAGGCACCGGCGAAGTCGGTACGACCGTTTTCTCCGTTCCAGAGGGCTCGCTCGGCTTTTGGAGCGACCGTCTCACCAAGCTCGGCGTCAGCGGTCTCAAGGCGGACGAGAGCTTCGGCCAAAAGCGACTGCACTTTGCGGGTCCTGATGGTGACGGTTTCGCGCTTGTTGAGGTCAGGGACGATGGCCGCCAGCCCTGGACGCATGGCGGCATCGGCGAGGATCACGCCATCCGTGGCTTCCACTCCGTCGCCATGCGCCTTCGCGATGAGGGCGCAACGTCAGAACTCTTGAAATTCATGGGCTATGAGGTTCAAGACGAGAAGGATGGCGTGAAGCGGCTGGTGATGCCAGGCGGCAACGGCGCGCATCTGGTCGATCTCGAAACGATGCCGAATACCTCCCGTGCTCTGCCGGGCGCCGGTTCCGTGCACCATGTCGCCTTTGCTGTCGACAACCGCGAAAGGCAGCTCGAGGTGCGCAAGGCACTGATGGATACAGGCTACCAGGTGACGCCGGTCATCGACCGGGATTATTTCTGGGCGATCTATTTCCGCACGCCCGGCGGCATTCTCTTCGAGGTCGCGACCAACGAACCCGGCTTCGACCGGGACGAAGACACGGCTCATCTCGGCGAAGCGCTGAAGCTGCCGCAGCAGCACGCGCATCTGCGGCAACTGATCGAGCAGCACCTGCAACCGCTCGAAGCTTAA
- the ung gene encoding uracil-DNA glycosylase → MSEQTIALEESWKAALATEFTSPYMQQLKDFLLVQKQSGKRIFPKGAEYFRALDLTPLAKVKVIILGQDPYHGLGQAHGLCFSVRPGVRIPPSLVNIYKEMETDLGIKPPRHGFLEHWARQGVLLLNSVLTVEEAQAASHQGKGWERFTDAVIRKVNEERDAVVFMLWGSYAQRKAAFVDSNRHLVLKAPHPSPLSAHNGFFGCRHFSKANAFLQSHGRAPVDWELPANPQDA, encoded by the coding sequence ATGAGCGAACAGACCATCGCGCTCGAAGAGAGCTGGAAGGCGGCACTTGCGACCGAATTTACCAGTCCCTACATGCAGCAGCTCAAGGATTTCCTGCTGGTGCAGAAGCAAAGCGGCAAGCGCATCTTCCCCAAAGGGGCGGAGTATTTTCGCGCGCTTGATCTTACCCCGCTTGCAAAGGTGAAGGTCATCATTCTGGGGCAGGATCCCTATCACGGCCTCGGACAGGCGCATGGGCTCTGCTTCAGCGTTCGCCCAGGCGTGCGCATTCCGCCGTCGCTGGTCAATATCTACAAGGAGATGGAAACCGATCTCGGCATTAAGCCGCCGCGGCATGGCTTCCTGGAGCATTGGGCCCGCCAGGGCGTGCTGTTGCTGAACAGCGTTCTGACCGTCGAGGAGGCGCAGGCCGCGTCGCATCAGGGCAAGGGCTGGGAGCGTTTCACCGATGCGGTGATCCGCAAGGTCAACGAGGAACGCGACGCCGTCGTCTTCATGCTCTGGGGTTCCTACGCGCAGCGGAAGGCAGCCTTTGTCGATAGCAACCGTCATCTCGTCCTCAAGGCGCCGCATCCGTCGCCGCTTTCGGCGCATAACGGCTTTTTCGGATGTCGGCATTTTTCGAAGGCAAACGCTTTCCTGCAGTCTCACGGCCGCGCGCCCGTCGACTGGGAGTTGCCCGCCAATCCGCAGGATGCCTAG
- a CDS encoding phosphomannomutase: MKFGTSGLRGLSADLKGRASVVYATAFGQYLLESGHAQTGDLVMLGRDFRDSSPAIGATCALALTALGFRVADCGTVPTPALAFYGSRNKAASLMITGSHIPADRNGIKFYRPDGEIDKADEAAIFDLAVKLENSLPAEPMAGEAKVEDRSGDCARAFMARNAGILSKNALSGRRIGVYQHSSVARDMLVQLLSHYGAEAIALGRSETFIPVDTEAVSAKTVALLKDWAQSLTLDALVSADGDGDRPLVTDENGLPLRGDLLGLITANLLNAGTVVTPVTSNSGIEAAGAFAVTRTRVGSPFVIAGMQEAILAGKDRVMGFEANGGLLTGSNFAVNGRTLEALPTRDCFLPILAVLALAAAQKKPLSVIAASYNLPIAAADRLENFPVETSAKLMAYLRALPENLADFLKPIGSPCAQSDIDGLRVTLADRRIIHFRPSGNAPEMRCYVEAETEHAASQLLEAGLSRIRQWAGQN; this comes from the coding sequence ATGAAATTTGGAACAAGCGGCCTGCGCGGCCTTTCCGCCGATCTGAAAGGCAGGGCGTCGGTGGTCTACGCGACAGCGTTCGGACAATATCTTCTTGAGAGCGGGCACGCGCAGACGGGCGACCTCGTCATGCTCGGCCGCGATTTTCGTGATTCCAGCCCTGCAATCGGCGCGACATGCGCTCTCGCGCTGACCGCGCTTGGCTTCAGGGTCGCCGACTGCGGCACCGTCCCGACACCAGCGCTGGCATTTTATGGATCCCGCAACAAGGCCGCGAGCCTGATGATCACCGGCTCGCACATCCCGGCCGACCGCAACGGCATCAAATTCTACCGACCTGATGGCGAGATCGACAAGGCGGACGAAGCCGCGATTTTTGATCTTGCAGTCAAGCTCGAGAACTCCCTGCCTGCAGAGCCAATGGCGGGAGAAGCGAAGGTCGAGGACCGGTCCGGCGACTGCGCTAGAGCCTTCATGGCCCGCAACGCCGGCATTCTCTCCAAAAATGCCCTTTCCGGCCGAAGGATCGGCGTCTATCAGCATAGCAGCGTTGCCCGCGACATGTTGGTGCAGCTCTTGTCGCATTACGGCGCCGAAGCCATCGCGCTTGGACGGTCGGAGACCTTCATCCCGGTCGATACCGAAGCCGTTTCGGCAAAGACCGTTGCGCTTCTCAAGGATTGGGCGCAGTCCCTGACACTTGATGCGCTTGTTTCGGCCGACGGCGACGGCGACCGGCCACTGGTGACGGATGAGAACGGCCTGCCGCTGCGCGGCGACTTGCTGGGGCTGATCACTGCGAATTTGCTGAATGCCGGGACCGTGGTCACGCCTGTCACCTCCAACTCCGGCATCGAAGCGGCCGGCGCCTTTGCCGTCACCCGCACGCGCGTCGGCTCGCCCTTCGTCATCGCCGGCATGCAGGAGGCGATCCTCGCAGGCAAGGACCGCGTGATGGGCTTCGAGGCCAATGGCGGCCTGCTGACCGGTTCAAATTTCGCCGTCAATGGCAGGACGCTTGAGGCACTGCCGACACGCGACTGCTTTTTGCCGATCCTGGCAGTCCTTGCGCTGGCAGCGGCGCAAAAGAAGCCGCTGTCGGTCATTGCCGCTTCCTACAATCTCCCGATCGCCGCGGCCGATCGGCTGGAGAACTTCCCCGTCGAGACCAGCGCAAAATTGATGGCTTACCTGCGCGCCTTACCGGAAAACCTGGCGGATTTCCTGAAGCCGATTGGAAGCCCCTGCGCGCAAAGCGACATCGACGGCCTGCGCGTCACGCTGGCCGACAGGCGCATCATCCACTTTCGCCCCTCGGGCAACGCGCCGGAGATGCGCTGCTACGTCGAAGCTGAAACCGAACACGCCGCAAGCCAGTTGCTTGAAGCCGGACTGAGCCGGATCAGGCAGTGGGCCGGACAGAACTGA